From the Thermovirga lienii DSM 17291 genome, one window contains:
- a CDS encoding D-isomer specific 2-hydroxyacid dehydrogenase NAD-binding protein (PFAM: D-isomer specific 2-hydroxyacid dehydrogenase, NAD binding domain; D-isomer specific 2-hydroxyacid dehydrogenase, catalytic domain~COGs: COG0111 Phosphoglycerate dehydrogenase and related dehydrogenase~InterPro IPR006139: IPR006140~KEGG: aco:Amico_1609 D-isomer specific 2-hydroxyacid dehydrogenase NAD-binding protein~PFAM: D-isomer specific 2-hydroxyacid dehydrogenase NAD-binding; D-isomer specific 2-hydroxyacid dehydrogenase catalytic region~SPTR: D-isomer specific 2-hydroxyacid dehydrogenase NAD-binding protein), translating into MGKKNVLVTFSPEPEWKEAMEKVLSEAANLSYLAEYQTEQERRKAIENADALLSFMVHNELKKEEFEYLREGILIQTLLAGVDAVPFSIIPKSVVLCCNAGAWAEPMAEHILCMMLALGKNLLKCHKKLAAGEFYRDEYNIWFLGKTAGFIGYGGISKATAKLLKALGMKIMAVNTSGKTDDNIDFIGSIKDMDKVLSESHVVIIAVPLTRHTKGLIGERELGLMKPDAILINPARGEIIQEKALFEHMKTHPDFKVGIDAWWIEPFTHGEFKVNYPFFDLDNFLGSPHNSNLVPEIYPLAAERAAENVKRFLEGKKPKNIVNPEDYMWD; encoded by the coding sequence ATGGGAAAAAAGAATGTTCTTGTTACGTTTTCTCCAGAACCAGAGTGGAAAGAAGCAATGGAAAAAGTTTTGAGCGAAGCAGCTAACTTGAGTTATCTGGCGGAATATCAAACAGAGCAGGAGAGAAGGAAAGCCATCGAAAACGCTGATGCACTACTTTCTTTCATGGTGCACAACGAGCTTAAAAAGGAAGAATTTGAGTACTTGAGAGAAGGTATTCTAATTCAGACTCTCCTTGCAGGCGTTGATGCAGTACCTTTCTCCATAATCCCCAAAAGCGTGGTTTTGTGCTGCAATGCTGGAGCTTGGGCAGAACCAATGGCAGAACATATACTTTGTATGATGCTGGCTCTTGGGAAAAATTTGCTCAAATGCCATAAAAAACTGGCTGCAGGGGAATTTTACCGAGACGAATACAATATTTGGTTTTTGGGCAAAACCGCAGGTTTTATAGGATATGGCGGAATTTCAAAGGCTACAGCCAAGCTTCTCAAGGCCCTGGGGATGAAAATCATGGCCGTCAATACCTCGGGCAAAACAGATGATAACATAGATTTTATTGGCTCTATAAAGGACATGGACAAGGTCTTGTCTGAGTCTCATGTGGTAATAATAGCTGTACCTCTTACTCGTCATACTAAGGGGCTGATAGGAGAGAGAGAACTTGGCTTGATGAAACCCGATGCTATCCTAATCAACCCGGCAAGGGGAGAGATAATCCAAGAAAAGGCCCTTTTTGAGCACATGAAGACCCATCCAGATTTCAAAGTGGGCATTGATGCTTGGTGGATAGAGCCCTTTACCCACGGTGAATTCAAGGTGAATTATCCGTTCTTTGATTTGGACAACTTCTTGGGTTCCCCCCATAACTCCAACCTGGTACCCGAGATTTATCCGCTGGCCGCGGAAAGGGCAGCAGAAAACGTAAAACGATTCCTTGAAGGAAAGAAACCCAAAAATATAGTTAATCCTGAAGATTATATGTGGGATTGA
- a CDS encoding hypothetical protein (KEGG: aco:Amico_0246 hypothetical protein~SPTR: Putative uncharacterized protein), with protein MVLFFISMLAASISFGVLYTYLVRMPVLFVTRVFASLVGNDGEGVMEEATSHKVLKTVWYPLKAVFFLGETYIQAGWGAYCVLRALEAISSRGLTQGWGFHVAAFIACLSALGYLAHKEPRKDITVVIQSSIAMGSYVVYCLVPRALEQYYPWLVSHFHL; from the coding sequence ATGGTTCTATTTTTTATTTCGATGTTGGCGGCATCTATTTCCTTTGGGGTTTTATATACCTACTTAGTAAGGATGCCAGTTCTGTTTGTGACCCGTGTTTTTGCCAGTCTTGTTGGTAATGACGGGGAAGGCGTCATGGAAGAAGCTACATCGCATAAGGTGTTAAAAACAGTATGGTACCCATTGAAGGCGGTTTTTTTCCTAGGTGAAACTTACATCCAGGCCGGTTGGGGGGCCTACTGTGTCTTGCGCGCTTTAGAGGCAATAAGTTCAAGAGGTTTAACGCAAGGCTGGGGTTTTCATGTCGCTGCTTTTATAGCTTGTCTTTCCGCGCTAGGTTATCTGGCTCACAAGGAACCCAGGAAAGATATAACAGTAGTGATTCAATCATCTATAGCAATGGGAAGCTACGTAGTATATTGCTTGGTTCCCAGAGCATTGGAACAGTACTACCCGTGGCTAGTGTCCCATTTTCACCTCTGA
- a CDS encoding cysteine desulfurase family protein (PFAM: Aminotransferase class-V~TIGRFAM: cysteine desulfurase family protein, VC1184 subfamily~COGs: COG0520 Selenocysteine lyase~InterPro IPR011340: IPR000192~KEGG: rrs:RoseRS_3113 cysteine desulfurase family protein~PFAM: aminotransferase class V~PRIAM: Cysteine desulfurase~SPTR: Cysteine desulfurase family protein;~TIGRFAM: cysteine desulfurase family protein), translating to MASLSKYEDFIKHREDFPSLARTHNGYPLAYFDGPGGTQVPTKVIDAVSWYYKTCNSNTHGFFITTNESDRMIEETREVVATFLGAKSGQNISFGHNMTTLNYMLSRAIGKFLQPNDEILITQLDHEANRGPWLALREQGIVVREVRIKEDATLDYEDLEDKLNERTRLVAMGFSANTTGTVNDVEKVREMTYKVGAWLLVDAVHYAPHFPIDVSALGVDFLLCSSYKFYGPHMGILYSKEGLLEMLPTYSLRTQEQRAPYCIETGTLNHAAIAGIKAAIEYIASFGEGQTLRQQIVSAMNRLAEYEHYLGKMIYDGLSEIPGVQIIGPSFDVPRRAPTISFTLEGKDPIEVCSFLNEKGICAWDGHFYGIRPIEVLGLLEKGGVTRVGVSLYNTKEEVERLIEAVSEIAAKSR from the coding sequence ATGGCAAGTTTGAGCAAGTACGAGGATTTCATCAAGCACAGGGAAGATTTTCCATCGTTAGCGAGGACACACAATGGATACCCGCTAGCTTATTTCGATGGACCTGGTGGGACTCAGGTTCCAACAAAGGTCATTGATGCCGTCTCGTGGTATTACAAAACTTGCAATTCTAACACCCATGGTTTTTTCATAACGACCAATGAATCGGACAGGATGATAGAGGAGACAAGAGAAGTCGTGGCAACGTTTTTAGGTGCTAAAAGCGGCCAAAATATTTCTTTTGGCCACAACATGACCACGTTGAACTATATGCTCAGTAGGGCCATAGGCAAGTTCTTGCAACCAAATGACGAGATCTTGATAACCCAGTTGGACCATGAGGCAAACAGAGGTCCATGGTTGGCCCTAAGAGAGCAGGGCATAGTGGTTAGAGAAGTCAGGATAAAAGAAGATGCCACCCTTGACTACGAGGACCTTGAAGATAAGCTGAACGAAAGGACCAGGTTGGTAGCCATGGGGTTTTCCGCCAATACGACGGGAACCGTGAACGATGTTGAAAAGGTAAGGGAGATGACCTACAAGGTAGGAGCATGGCTTTTGGTGGATGCAGTGCATTACGCCCCTCACTTTCCCATTGACGTTTCTGCCCTGGGTGTGGACTTCCTGCTTTGTTCCTCCTACAAATTTTACGGCCCCCACATGGGTATCCTTTACAGTAAGGAGGGGCTGTTGGAGATGCTTCCAACTTACTCCTTGCGGACCCAAGAACAAAGGGCCCCTTATTGCATAGAGACCGGTACTTTAAACCATGCGGCGATAGCGGGGATTAAGGCTGCGATTGAATATATAGCGAGTTTTGGAGAAGGTCAGACATTAAGACAGCAAATTGTATCGGCAATGAACAGGCTGGCTGAGTATGAACACTATTTGGGCAAGATGATATATGATGGTTTGTCTGAAATCCCTGGAGTGCAGATCATCGGCCCTAGCTTCGATGTTCCAAGGAGGGCTCCTACGATCTCCTTTACTCTGGAGGGAAAAGACCCAATCGAAGTGTGCAGCTTTTTGAATGAGAAGGGCATATGTGCATGGGATGGGCATTTTTACGGCATAAGGCCCATAGAGGTCTTAGGCTTACTGGAAAAGGGCGGAGTTACCCGTGTGGGAGTTTCCCTATATAACACCAAAGAAGAAGTGGAAAGGTTAATAGAGGCCGTCTCAGAAATTGCTGCCAAGAGCAGATAG
- a CDS encoding Cys/Met metabolism pyridoxal-phosphate-dependent protein (PFAM: Cys/Met metabolism PLP-dependent enzyme~COGs: COG0626 Cystathionine beta-lyase/cystathionine gamma-synthase~InterPro IPR000277~KEGG: tpd:Teth39_0897 cystathionine gamma-synthase~PFAM: Cys/Met metabolism pyridoxal-phosphate-dependent protein~SPTR: Cystathionine gamma-synthase) has product MKGFEKVYRGFSGSKKSERLGVSRPEVPPIYATSVFSFDRLEDMDRVFEGKSHGFIYSRIDNPTNKLLEDVLAELELSEQALVFSSGMAAISHSLMAALKPGDHVVVSDVIYGGSYALFKDILGSWDVEVDFVDIFDVEAVKRSIRQNTKVIYCETISNPMMEVADIPSLSSLAKENGILLFVDNTFASPVLCNPVMLGANVVIHSLTKYINGHSDVTGGMVAGEKTFMEKLLKIRTIIGGCMSPFDAWLTLRGIKTLHARMKVHSENAMALARLLENHPKVGKVYYPGLERQKTYGIARKVLEGGFGGMLSFELLADEAELNNFLENLELIELVPSLASVSTILSIPAKTSHRAVPEDVRLSKGISNSLIRLSVGIEPLEVIWKDISNSLDKLS; this is encoded by the coding sequence GTGAAGGGGTTTGAAAAGGTTTATAGAGGATTCAGCGGAAGCAAAAAAAGTGAGCGTCTCGGAGTTTCCAGGCCAGAAGTCCCTCCAATTTACGCGACCTCTGTGTTTTCCTTCGATCGATTGGAAGATATGGACCGGGTCTTTGAGGGGAAAAGTCATGGATTTATTTATTCGAGGATAGACAACCCCACAAACAAGTTGCTTGAAGATGTTCTTGCGGAACTTGAGCTATCAGAGCAGGCTTTAGTTTTTTCCTCTGGCATGGCGGCTATATCTCATTCCTTAATGGCCGCTCTTAAGCCTGGAGATCACGTGGTTGTAAGTGATGTTATATATGGAGGAAGCTATGCTTTGTTCAAGGATATTCTTGGTTCATGGGATGTGGAAGTAGATTTCGTGGATATATTCGATGTAGAAGCAGTAAAAAGGTCTATAAGGCAAAACACCAAGGTCATATATTGTGAGACCATATCAAATCCCATGATGGAAGTTGCTGATATTCCATCTCTGTCTAGTTTGGCGAAGGAAAACGGCATTTTACTTTTTGTCGATAATACTTTTGCTTCTCCAGTGCTATGTAATCCCGTAATGTTGGGGGCCAATGTGGTCATTCACAGTCTTACGAAATATATAAACGGCCATAGCGATGTTACAGGGGGTATGGTTGCTGGAGAAAAAACATTTATGGAGAAATTATTGAAGATTAGGACAATAATTGGTGGTTGCATGAGTCCTTTTGATGCTTGGTTGACGTTGAGAGGAATCAAAACCCTCCATGCAAGAATGAAGGTCCATTCGGAGAACGCCATGGCCTTAGCGCGGCTTTTAGAGAACCACCCAAAGGTAGGAAAAGTTTATTATCCTGGTTTGGAAAGGCAAAAAACCTATGGTATAGCCCGCAAGGTGCTTGAGGGTGGCTTTGGTGGAATGCTCAGCTTCGAGCTTTTGGCAGATGAGGCTGAACTGAATAATTTTTTGGAAAACTTGGAGTTAATAGAATTAGTTCCTAGTTTGGCTTCGGTGTCAACTATATTGTCAATTCCTGCCAAAACTTCGCACAGGGCTGTTCCAGAGGACGTGCGTTTGTCCAAGGGGATATCGAACAGCTTGATAAGACTCTCAGTAGGCATAGAACCCCTGGAAGTCATATGGAAAGACATTAGCAATTCCTTGGACAAATTATCCTAA
- a CDS encoding homoserine dehydrogenase (PFAM: Homoserine dehydrogenase, NAD binding domain; Homoserine dehydrogenase~COGs: COG0460 Homoserine dehydrogenase~InterPro IPR019811: IPR005106: IPR001342~KEGG: aco:Amico_1642 homoserine dehydrogenase~PFAM: homoserine dehydrogenase; homoserine dehydrogenase NAD-binding~PRIAM: Homoserine dehydrogenase~SPTR: Homoserine dehydrogenase), translating into MRAILIGFGNVGRTLAKILSVEKHRFQGLQDLDIRVVGIFTRTKGCLIDHEGVDLASAVETVERYGRFIPTMKGYCDMEAQEAAQTLDYDVLLELSTLSIEREGEPALSHIKAALRRAKHVVSANKGPLAFAYHELKRLAEEKNVRLLFESTVMDGAPVFNMVRNCLKGCSVVEIDGILNSTTNYILMRMEEGATLQDAIKEAQEKGFAEADPSNDVDGWDAAAKICVLANVIMGAQITPREVKRKGIKEVTPEDLKGARQKNKCIKLVCSAKKRDQHVEATVEPTLIDKEHFFATVRGEGSVVRIKTDLMGPIMITQEAPDLYDTAYGVIDDLLTIYRKTS; encoded by the coding sequence ATGAGAGCTATTTTAATTGGATTTGGAAACGTCGGTAGAACCCTAGCAAAAATATTGTCAGTGGAGAAACATCGTTTTCAGGGGCTGCAAGATCTTGATATCAGGGTGGTTGGGATATTTACGAGGACCAAGGGTTGCTTAATAGACCACGAGGGAGTTGATTTGGCTTCCGCTGTGGAGACTGTGGAACGGTATGGCAGGTTCATACCAACCATGAAAGGATACTGCGACATGGAAGCTCAGGAGGCAGCTCAAACCCTTGATTACGATGTGCTGTTGGAACTTTCCACCTTGTCCATAGAGAGGGAGGGAGAACCGGCGCTCTCGCATATAAAAGCAGCCTTAAGACGGGCAAAGCATGTTGTTTCGGCGAACAAGGGGCCCTTGGCTTTCGCTTACCACGAACTTAAAAGGCTGGCTGAAGAAAAAAATGTCAGGTTGCTGTTCGAGAGCACGGTAATGGATGGAGCCCCAGTGTTCAACATGGTCAGAAACTGCCTTAAGGGGTGCAGTGTGGTTGAAATAGATGGAATATTGAACTCTACCACCAATTACATTTTGATGCGAATGGAAGAGGGAGCAACCCTCCAGGATGCAATAAAGGAAGCTCAAGAGAAAGGTTTTGCAGAAGCAGATCCCTCCAATGACGTCGACGGATGGGATGCAGCGGCTAAGATATGTGTCCTTGCCAACGTCATCATGGGAGCTCAAATAACCCCAAGGGAAGTTAAAAGAAAGGGCATAAAAGAAGTAACTCCTGAGGACTTAAAAGGGGCCAGGCAAAAAAACAAGTGCATTAAGCTGGTCTGCAGTGCGAAAAAAAGGGATCAACACGTGGAGGCAACGGTGGAACCCACACTGATAGACAAAGAACACTTTTTTGCTACCGTCAGGGGAGAGGGATCTGTTGTTCGCATTAAAACCGACCTAATGGGTCCCATCATGATCACCCAAGAAGCGCCAGACCTATATGATACCGCTTATGGAGTTATCGACGACCTATTGACCATATACAGAAAGACCTCATGA
- a CDS encoding hypothetical protein (COGs: COG1896 hydrolase of HD superfamily~KEGG: eel:EUBELI_00454 putative hydrolases of HD superfamily~SPTR: Putative uncharacterized protein), translated as MNGDDLSKILDFMFVVDRAKTIERAGYIHDQTRHETDGEHMWHAALWAMVLHKTTKADWDLCRVLCMLLIHDLVEIYAGDTYAYDEGAKASQAERENKAAAKLFSSLPEDLRHWITELWTEFTEEQTPEALYANAIDRLQGFAQNCISGGRSWKENKITKETTFPRTSLPRSLDNYMAAIVEKLYEIADSKKLWHEQDK; from the coding sequence ATGAATGGTGATGACCTATCAAAGATCCTAGATTTTATGTTTGTCGTGGACAGGGCTAAAACCATTGAAAGAGCAGGATATATACATGACCAAACCAGACATGAAACCGATGGAGAGCATATGTGGCACGCAGCATTATGGGCCATGGTACTCCATAAAACAACGAAGGCTGATTGGGATTTATGCCGAGTGCTGTGCATGCTCTTAATACACGACCTAGTGGAGATATACGCGGGAGATACATATGCCTACGACGAAGGCGCAAAAGCATCCCAGGCGGAAAGAGAAAACAAAGCCGCAGCAAAACTGTTCTCCTCTCTGCCTGAAGATCTGCGTCATTGGATAACAGAACTATGGACGGAATTTACAGAAGAACAAACACCAGAAGCCCTATACGCAAACGCGATAGACAGGCTGCAAGGATTCGCTCAAAACTGCATATCTGGAGGCCGATCCTGGAAAGAAAACAAAATAACCAAAGAAACAACCTTTCCCAGGACCAGCCTTCCGAGAAGCCTAGATAACTACATGGCTGCAATCGTAGAGAAACTCTACGAAATCGCCGACTCCAAAAAATTGTGGCACGAACAGGATAAATAA
- a CDS encoding iron-containing alcohol dehydrogenase (PFAM: Iron-containing alcohol dehydrogenase~COGs: COG1454 Alcohol dehydrogenase class IV~InterPro IPR018211: IPR001670~KEGG: pca:Pcar_2847 alcohol dehydrogenase, class IV~PFAM: iron-containing alcohol dehydrogenase~SPTR: Alcohol dehydrogenase): protein MGKVQDFSFVLPTRIEFGVGKIKMLPEIVREKGAQRPFIVTDPGIVKAGILSIVESLLSEVVSEYKVFEGVEANPKDSNVEEGAKLAKDYGTDLIIALGGGSSIDCAKAISILVTLGGRPRDYEGQNHFSVPLVPVIAIPTTAGTGSEVTFSSVITDSQEKFKFSIRAEDIAPRVAIADPELTVSLPPLLTAATGMDALTHAIEGYTSTEAEPIAEACGLYAVGLISKNIRKAVEDGSDLEARSNMLVGSILAGISFSHSDVASVHCIAEALGGKYDAPHGLCNSVVLPEIMEYNLPFCLEKYSEIARAMGLSFSSVEEGARMAVLEVKKLAEDVGLPPFSSLGVREEDLEELANNSFRNGSNPSNPRPMDVEDYLTVLKKLMEQ from the coding sequence ATGGGTAAGGTGCAGGATTTCAGTTTCGTTTTGCCGACCAGGATAGAATTTGGGGTCGGGAAGATAAAAATGTTGCCCGAAATAGTAAGGGAAAAAGGTGCCCAAAGACCCTTTATTGTTACAGATCCAGGCATCGTAAAGGCTGGTATATTGTCCATAGTTGAGAGTTTGTTGTCGGAGGTTGTATCTGAATATAAGGTTTTTGAGGGAGTTGAAGCCAACCCCAAGGATAGCAACGTCGAGGAAGGGGCAAAGTTAGCAAAAGATTATGGCACAGACCTCATAATAGCTTTGGGAGGAGGAAGCTCCATAGATTGCGCCAAGGCCATATCGATTTTAGTGACCCTTGGAGGTAGGCCGAGAGATTATGAGGGGCAAAACCATTTCTCAGTTCCCCTGGTTCCGGTGATTGCGATTCCCACAACTGCCGGCACCGGCAGTGAAGTTACGTTTAGTTCTGTGATTACCGACAGCCAAGAAAAGTTCAAGTTCAGCATAAGAGCTGAAGACATCGCTCCGAGGGTGGCTATTGCTGATCCAGAGCTTACTGTATCCTTACCGCCCCTACTTACGGCAGCTACAGGCATGGATGCTCTTACCCATGCTATAGAGGGATATACGTCCACGGAAGCAGAACCCATTGCGGAGGCATGTGGATTATATGCCGTAGGGCTGATATCCAAAAATATAAGAAAAGCAGTGGAAGATGGATCAGATCTGGAGGCTAGAAGCAATATGCTGGTGGGGAGTATACTGGCGGGCATCTCTTTCAGTCACTCTGACGTTGCTTCTGTCCACTGTATAGCTGAAGCCTTGGGAGGTAAGTACGATGCGCCCCATGGGTTGTGCAATTCCGTGGTGTTGCCGGAAATCATGGAATACAATTTACCTTTTTGTCTGGAAAAGTACAGCGAGATAGCTAGGGCCATGGGATTAAGTTTCTCTTCAGTGGAGGAAGGAGCCCGGATGGCTGTGCTTGAAGTGAAGAAATTGGCAGAGGATGTGGGATTACCGCCTTTTTCTTCTTTGGGAGTAAGAGAGGAAGATTTGGAGGAGCTAGCCAACAACTCCTTCAGAAACGGGAGTAATCCCAGCAATCCAAGGCCTATGGATGTCGAAGATTACCTGACAGTGCTGAAGAAATTGATGGAGCAATAA